The DNA sequence TGGTCGGCGCCGGCGGTGGCGGTCGGGATCAGTTCCAGCAGAGCATCCACGGCGGCCATGGCATCGCCCTGAATCTGCAGATCGGCCGTGAAGCCGGTATACGGATCGCGTTCGCGCAGCGGGTCCTGGGCGATGTTGATCAGCTTGGCGGCCGGTGGCGTCATGGCGGTCGGCGGGTACCACGGACCGGGCGCCTCCAGCATCAGCACCGCGTCCACGTCCTTCAGGTAAGCCTGCGCATAGAAGCCGGCGTGCAGCGCGTGATCGCGCGGGAAATTCACGAAACCCGGGTGCTGGCCCTCCACCACGCCGGCACCCAGGCGCTCGGCCAGTTGCACCAGGCGCGCCGCTTCGGCCGCCGTGCGACAGGCGTTCTCGACGATGATCAGCGGGTTCTTGGCCGCCTTCAGCCAGTCGGCGGCCTGTTGCAGCGGCGCGCGATCCGGCTGCGGCGTGGCTGGGAAGGCATAGCGCGCCGGCGCCGGCAACACCGCCGGCTGGTGCAGGTATTCGAACGGCAGCGACAGGAACACCGGCCCCTGCGGCGCGCCCATCGCCAGCGCGCAGGCGCGGTGCACGGCGCCGGCCAGCACGGCCGGCGTGTTCAGGCCGAAGCTCGACTTGGTGATCGAATCCACCAACCGCGCCGGTCCGCCGGGGTCGGCCAGGAACCGCCCCCACTGCGCGCCGACCCAGGCGTCCGGCCCCTCGCCGAAGGTCACCGATTCGCCGGCCAGCACCAGCAGCGGAATCTGTTCGTGATAAGCGGCGCGGATGCCCATCGATGCGTGCAGCGTGCCCACCGTGGCATGGACCAGGCACACGCCGAGCCGGCCGGTGGCCCGCGCGTAGCCCATGGCCTGGCCGATGGCCAGGTCCTCGTGGCGGGCGTTGTAATAGGTCGGCGCCGGCTGATTGGCGGCGGCGCGCCGGGCCAGCGCCTCCCACAGCGGCGGCCATTCGGAGCCGGGCGAGGAGAAAATCGCCTCCACGCCGTAACCGTTCAGGATGTCGAGCAGGACTTCGGCGCCGCTTTGCTGGCTCATGGGGGTCTCCTCCGGGAGGACTGTTATGGTCGGCTTACCGAAGCGGTGCCGCACCTGACGCGAATCATAGACCGCGCAACCAACCGAACGATCAGCAAGGGCCGCATGGTATTTTTCTGCCACAGATCGCGATGGGAGAACCTGCCATGAATGCCCCGCACGCCTTGTCCGATTACGCCCACCTGGTGCAGCCCGACCGCGTGCACAGCGCCATCTACACCGATCCGGCCATTTTCGAGCAGGAAATGGCGCG is a window from the Immundisolibacter sp. genome containing:
- a CDS encoding thiamine pyrophosphate-binding protein, with translation MSQQSGAEVLLDILNGYGVEAIFSSPGSEWPPLWEALARRAAANQPAPTYYNARHEDLAIGQAMGYARATGRLGVCLVHATVGTLHASMGIRAAYHEQIPLLVLAGESVTFGEGPDAWVGAQWGRFLADPGGPARLVDSITKSSFGLNTPAVLAGAVHRACALAMGAPQGPVFLSLPFEYLHQPAVLPAPARYAFPATPQPDRAPLQQAADWLKAAKNPLIIVENACRTAAEAARLVQLAERLGAGVVEGQHPGFVNFPRDHALHAGFYAQAYLKDVDAVLMLEAPGPWYPPTAMTPPAAKLINIAQDPLRERDPYTGFTADLQIQGDAMAAVDALLELIPTATAGADQRQAAWAGRSVARRAQWREDALQNAGATPIDARFLCHELNACLPDDAVIIDETILSHHTIINVMDRLKPGHFINALSGGLGLGLGMGLGAAVGLPNKLLVTFVGDGTYNYNPGLAALGFAQQYGIGMLTVIFNNGHYRSMQMGTEFLYPQGAAVTHRHHVSSPIAPNPDYGQLAVLFGGHGEKVEDPAQIRAAVGRAVAAVREGRPAILDVRIGDEIAFLAGMFGG